CGCTAAAGGAACATTCACCGCCAGAGGGGCAAGAAAAATAATAATGACAACTAAGGTAAGCGCATGCACAATACCTGCTAATGGACTATTTCCTCCATTACGAATATTGGTTGCAGTTCGCGCAATAGCGCCCGTTGCCGCAAATCCACCAAATAAGGGAGCAGCAATATTTGCTATACCCTGACCAATTAATTCCTGATTAGAGTTGTGTCTAGTCCCAGCCATACCATCAGCGACAACCGCTGAAAGCAAGGATTCAATAGCACCGAGCATTGCAATGGCAAAAGCCGGCCCCATCAATTCATTTAATCGAGCCCATGTAATCTCGGGCCAATGAAAACTGGGCAACCCTTGAGGAATTCCCCCGAAAGTACTACCGATGGTGGCAACACCCTGAAAATGAAATAGAGTCTGTAAGCTTGTGGCCACTGCTAAAGCTACCAGAGGTCCCGGTACGCGCTTTAACCCCGGTAATTTGAAAGAGTATTTAACTAACACTAACGACAAGATAGCCAGAGCGGTTGTTGTCCAGCTGAGCTGTGGGAAAACCTGTAAAAGATGCCAAAATTTCTCATGAAAATGTTCCCCTGTTACAGCAGGTAAACCAAAAAAATCCTTCCATTGTCCTACCCAGATAATGACAGCAATACCTGCGGTAAAGCCGACGATGACTGGATCAGGAATGAATTTAATGACGGAGCCTAATCGAATAATGCCAAGAAAAAGTAAAATTATTCCCGCCATAATTGTCGCTATTTGCAAGCCTTCGATACCATATTTGGCGGTGATTCCTGACAGAATAACAATAAAAGCACCAGTTGGACCGGCAATTTGTAGACGACTACCACCAAGAAGAGATACCAAAAAACCAGCGACTATAGCCGTATATAGACCTTGTTCGGGTTTTGCACCAGAGGCAATGGCAAAAGCCATTGCAAGCGGAAGCGCAACCACACCAACAATAATGCCTGAAATAATATTGCTCAACCAATGATGGCGCTGCAACAATCCTGCTCGATAAGCCTCTAATACAGCAATCATGATATCACTTTGTGTTAGTCAAATTGCCTTATTGTATCTGAATTCTTAACGGTTTTGCGATAAATATTTACAAAAACCGTTAAATTAACACACTATGAACAATATATTTTCTTCAAACGAGAGAAAAAGTCCTTTCTGGCTATAGTTATGCTCAGTAAGAAAAATTATTTAAACAGCAATAAATCGAGGCAATATGTGAAAATGCAGCAAAGGTATAATGATATTCTATGCCTTTGCTGCAAAATGGTGGGTTAACCCGAATAATTATAGTATGTAACGCGTCAAATCGTCATCATCGACAAGCTTACCTAAATGTTTCTCTACATAAGCCGCATCGATATGAACTTTTTCACCTGGCCTGTCCGTCGCTTCAAAAGAAATCACTTCAAGCAGACGCTCCATAACCGTATACAAGCGACGAGCCCCTATATTTTCAGTACGCTCATTGACTTTCCAAGCCACTTCGGCAATACGGCGAATCCCTGTTTTATCAAAGGTTAACTCTAATCCCTCAGTTTCCATTAACGCGGCATATTGCTCCGTTAAAGAAGCACTAGGCTCTGTTAAAATACGCACGAAATCTTCTACACTGAGTGCCGACAATTCAACTCTGATTGGCAGTCGACCTTGCAACTCTGCAATTAAATCAGAGGGTTTGGCAACGTGGAAAGCACCAGAAGCTATGAACAGAATATGATCTGAACGAATCATCCCGTATTTAGTGGACACTGTTGTTCCTTCAACAAGAGGGAGGAGATCACGCTGAACCCCTTCACGTGAAATATCACCGCCTCCACCTTGCTCAGCACGCTTGGCCACCTTGTCCAATTCATCGATAAAGACAATGCCATTTTGCTCAACATTTTCGATAGCACGAGTTTTGATATCCTCTTCGTTAATAAGCTTAGATGCTTCTTCTTCACGTAAAATTTTCATCGCCTTGGCAACTGTTAATTTACGTGTCTTGGTACGGCCGGTGCCAATTTGTTGAAACATGGATTGCAGCTGGTTAGTCATTTCTTCCATACCAGGTGGCGCCATAATTTCTACACCAACTTGTGCAGCAGATAATTCAATTTCGATTTCATTGTTGTCCAGAACACCTTCACGCAATTGTTTTCGAAAAATCTGACGCGTGGAGGAATCTTTTTCGCTTGGAGTCAAACCCATTCTTTGAGGAGGTAATAAAACATCAAGAACACGTTCTTCGGCGGCATCCTCAGCCAAATGCTCGACTTTTTTCATGGCTAATTCACGTTCTTGCTTTACGGATATATCTATCAAATCCCGTAAAATGGAATCCACATCTCGCCCAACATAGCCTACTTCAGTAAATTTAGTTGCCTCAACTTTAAGAAATGGTGCTTTCGCTAATTTAGCCAATCTTCTGGCAATTTCTGTTTTACCTACACCAGTTGGACCGATCATTAAAATATTTTTAGGCATGATTTCATTACGCAATGCAACATCTTTGATTTGCATGCGACGCCAGCGATTACGAAGCGCAATGGCAACTGCCCTTTTTGCTTCATCTTGACCGATAATGTGCTTATCTAATTCTTGTACTATCTCACGAGGAGTCATCATTACTGTATTATTCACCGTTACTATCCAATTCTTCAATTGTTAAATTGTGGTTGGTGTAAATGCAAATGTCGCCTGCAATCATTAAACTTTTGCGAACAATCTCAACCGCTGATAATTTTGTATTTTCTAATAAGGCTCGAGCCGCAGATTGGGCAAAAGGGCCACCAGAACCAATGGCAATTAAACCCTCTTCAGGCTCAATGACATCCCCATTACCGGTAATTATTAAGGAAGCTGTGCTGTCAGCTACTGCTAATAGAGCCTCTAGACGGCGTAAAATTTTATCGGTTCGCCAATCTTTTGCGAGTTCAACTGCGGCTCTTACTAGATGTCCCTGATGCATTTCCAGTTTGCGTTCAAAACGCTCAAAAAGAGTAAACGCATCGGCAGTACCACCAGCAAAACCTGCAATTACCTTATCTTTATACAACCGCCTAACCTTACGAGCATTCCCTTTCATCACCGTATTACCCATGGTGACCTGTCCGTCTCCGCCGATGACAACTTTATTGCCTCGTCTTACAGAGAGGATCGTTGTGCCGCGATATTGTTCCAAAATAAAATATCCTTAGTTAAAGATAGAATTTGCTGTAAATGGGGATTAGATTGTGAAAATCAATAGATAAAAAGGAAAATTTTATTCTTCTTTGTGAGCGCCTTGTTTCAATACTATACAGCATTTATCACAAAATCCTTTGAATTCAATAGTGCTTTGTCCAAGATGAAAATGATTGTCGTTGGCTAATTGTTTCGCCAACGCATGAATAGCATTGTTGTAAACTTCTTGTACTTGGTAACAATTATTGCAAACCATTAAAATCTCAGAAGGCAAATGCTTTTCAGGCTCATGACAAAGTGTATAAGATTGAATGGACTCAATTTTATGAACAACACCGTATTCAGTAAAATAATCCAGCGCACGATATACTGAAGGCGGGGTTGCATTTTGTTTAGTCAATATTAATTTATCCAGTATTTCATAAGCTTTTAGGGGCTTTTGGCTTTCCCACAATATGAATAAAACACTTTTACGCAGTGAGGTCAATTTAAGTTCGACTGCGGCGCAATAAGTAACGAAAGGGGCCGGATAAATCATGAATTTCCCATAGATATCCAATAAGTGAAGCGATTATCAGTGATTACCAAATCACTCTTCCTTACTATTAATAAAAGATACACCATGAAGTATAGGTTGAATAGCTAAATGCTCTGCCAAGGTTTGTCCAACATCAGCAAAGGTTTCTCGCCGACCAATAAATTGACTGGGACAAGACGGACCAAACATTAAAACGGGAATATGCTCACGAGTGTGATCAGAACCAGGCTGGGTAGGATCACAACCATGATCAGCAGCAATAATCACCACATCATCAGCGTTCAGTAGTTGAAGTAGCTCCGGCAGACGAGCATCAAACTGCTCAAGAGCATCAGCATAGCCTGCTATATCGCGACGATGACCATAGGACGAATCAAAATCAACAAAATTGGTAAAAATTAAACTCCCTGCAGGTGCTGTTTTCAACGCCACCAACGTGGCATCAAATAATGCCATATTACCATCTGCCTTGATTGTTTGTGTAATACCTTGATGAGCAAAAATATCTGCTGTTTTTCCGATGGCAATGACTTCTCTACCTGCATTTTTCAACTCATCCAATAAAGTAGGGGCAGGAGGTAGGGTGGCATAGTCATGCCGATTGCCAGTGCGAGTAAATGAACCTGGCGAACCTATAAAAGGTCTGGCAATAACACGCCCAATTTGATAGTCGTCAACAAGTTCACGCGCTATTTCGCAAATATCATATAAACGTTGTAGGCCAAAGTGTGTCTCATGAGCTGCGATTTGGAATACACTATCCGCCGAGGTATAAACAATAGGCTTGCCTGTTTTAATATGTTCTTCACCTAACTCTTCAATGATCGTTGTTCCAGAAGCATGCTTCTCTCCCAGAACACCAGGTAAATCCGCTTTTTTAATCAGTTCGTCGATGAGTTTTTTGGGAAAACAAGGTTCTTCATAGGGAAAATATCCCCAATCGAAAAGTACAGGAACTCCCGCTAACTCCCAATGACCACTTGGCGTATCTTTCCCTAAACTCTGTTCAACGGCATAGCCATAATATCCAGTTGGTTCAGCGAGAGTTGATAGATCTATTAATGGCATACCGGAGCTGGCGATTGCTGCATGGTATAACCCTACTTTCGTTAAATGGGGAATATGCAAGGCACCACTGCGCAATCCTGCTTTATTGGCACGATTTTCACTACAGGCAAGATGAATATGGCCAAAAGTATTGGCTGCTTCATCCCCATATCGATGTGCATCAAGGCTTGCCCCAATACCCAAAG
The nucleotide sequence above comes from Legionella hackeliae. Encoded proteins:
- the hslV gene encoding ATP-dependent protease subunit HslV, which translates into the protein MEQYRGTTILSVRRGNKVVIGGDGQVTMGNTVMKGNARKVRRLYKDKVIAGFAGGTADAFTLFERFERKLEMHQGHLVRAAVELAKDWRTDKILRRLEALLAVADSTASLIITGNGDVIEPEEGLIAIGSGGPFAQSAARALLENTKLSAVEIVRKSLMIAGDICIYTNHNLTIEELDSNGE
- a CDS encoding transcriptional repressor — its product is MIYPAPFVTYCAAVELKLTSLRKSVLFILWESQKPLKAYEILDKLILTKQNATPPSVYRALDYFTEYGVVHKIESIQSYTLCHEPEKHLPSEILMVCNNCYQVQEVYNNAIHALAKQLANDNHFHLGQSTIEFKGFCDKCCIVLKQGAHKEE
- the hslU gene encoding ATP-dependent protease ATPase subunit HslU, with the translated sequence MTPREIVQELDKHIIGQDEAKRAVAIALRNRWRRMQIKDVALRNEIMPKNILMIGPTGVGKTEIARRLAKLAKAPFLKVEATKFTEVGYVGRDVDSILRDLIDISVKQERELAMKKVEHLAEDAAEERVLDVLLPPQRMGLTPSEKDSSTRQIFRKQLREGVLDNNEIEIELSAAQVGVEIMAPPGMEEMTNQLQSMFQQIGTGRTKTRKLTVAKAMKILREEEASKLINEEDIKTRAIENVEQNGIVFIDELDKVAKRAEQGGGGDISREGVQRDLLPLVEGTTVSTKYGMIRSDHILFIASGAFHVAKPSDLIAELQGRLPIRVELSALSVEDFVRILTEPSASLTEQYAALMETEGLELTFDKTGIRRIAEVAWKVNERTENIGARRLYTVMERLLEVISFEATDRPGEKVHIDAAYVEKHLGKLVDDDDLTRYIL
- a CDS encoding SulP family inorganic anion transporter; this encodes MIAVLEAYRAGLLQRHHWLSNIISGIIVGVVALPLAMAFAIASGAKPEQGLYTAIVAGFLVSLLGGSRLQIAGPTGAFIVILSGITAKYGIEGLQIATIMAGIILLFLGIIRLGSVIKFIPDPVIVGFTAGIAVIIWVGQWKDFFGLPAVTGEHFHEKFWHLLQVFPQLSWTTTALAILSLVLVKYSFKLPGLKRVPGPLVALAVATSLQTLFHFQGVATIGSTFGGIPQGLPSFHWPEITWARLNELMGPAFAIAMLGAIESLLSAVVADGMAGTRHNSNQELIGQGIANIAAPLFGGFAATGAIARTATNIRNGGNSPLAGIVHALTLVVIIIFLAPLAVNVPLAVLAAILFIVAWNMSEARHFVKMLKRAPRADVAILLITFFLTIGVDLVIAVYVGVLLAMIQFLRRMASSVEVQAVSAQELQQECQSYGLSVLPQDILVYAVEGPFFFGVAEKFEYALENTHTEPKFLIIRLGWVPFMDITGLQTLEEVIANLQKRQVHVMLTGVNSLVQTKLKKAGIIELIGKENVLQDFEQALKICSQQLSSSESTKLEPNLQGAG
- a CDS encoding phosphopentomutase; translated protein: MPGRACILLMDSLGIGASLDAHRYGDEAANTFGHIHLACSENRANKAGLRSGALHIPHLTKVGLYHAAIASSGMPLIDLSTLAEPTGYYGYAVEQSLGKDTPSGHWELAGVPVLFDWGYFPYEEPCFPKKLIDELIKKADLPGVLGEKHASGTTIIEELGEEHIKTGKPIVYTSADSVFQIAAHETHFGLQRLYDICEIARELVDDYQIGRVIARPFIGSPGSFTRTGNRHDYATLPPAPTLLDELKNAGREVIAIGKTADIFAHQGITQTIKADGNMALFDATLVALKTAPAGSLIFTNFVDFDSSYGHRRDIAGYADALEQFDARLPELLQLLNADDVVIIAADHGCDPTQPGSDHTREHIPVLMFGPSCPSQFIGRRETFADVGQTLAEHLAIQPILHGVSFINSKEE